From the Musa acuminata AAA Group cultivar baxijiao chromosome BXJ3-1, Cavendish_Baxijiao_AAA, whole genome shotgun sequence genome, the window TTcattctaatcaactttctgttttacaggtccttcgggacctgtatgaggttgcaactaggctgaacctttgcgaaCGCATATATCGCAAGGGCACCTTATGATTTAGGCAATCTcagctaagtccgaggagttggtacaagggtgcttcacgacttaggtaaCTTTAACTAAGTTCGTGACTTTGCCGTaaaggtgcctcacgacttaggcaattccagctaagtccgtgatagactgCCTAGAGCATTGACGACCCTTAACAACCTGATTATGACCAACTCCCTGCGATAGGTATAAATATCGACCCCCTGGTCAGTGCCAGGGGATCGAACCTCGGACACAAAAAAATCCTCAGATCCACCTCTAACTAACTTAAGCTTCGAAGGGGTTGAGTCGAGAATCCACCTCCCGACATTGACTGCTTGTGCAGGAAGGCAACACTAAAGTAGGAATCCAAGTCCCACCTCGGGTCGACCTCAGAGACGCCAGCTCCGACTTGACCTCACCCTTACATCCCAATCTCGGACACCCACGTGGACACCCTCGCACGATCGGGATTAGACCAAGCCTTTACCTCGATCAAGCAAAATCGCTCCCGTGCTATGCACCTCGACTATGAGCTCTTAGCTCCCCAAGGGGGGGAGCattgataagatcatttagtcccacattggttgaggagtatgggaaccaagggctcataagtccgtcGGGTCTCTCTTACCCTAAATCGTGCAGGTACACCTATCGACCAAAGTGGATAATTCTTCGCAAGCTTATGGGCCATACTAATAATCAACTAACCAAATAGTTCCTTATCAAATTAGCGTTAGAAGGAGGGCCTACCTTAGCCAGAAGGTTCGCTACGACGGATGTGTGCCTAAGTCGTGCACCTCGATCGTGCAAGGCACGCTAAGGTGGATCTACGCCCGAGTTGTGTATTAATTTAATTTAGGaagatcgaaatatttaatttaggaATTAACTTTTATTTCTTTACTTACCTTCCTAATTTAagaaatattaatcttatttccTTGTTTGCTATTGAGAATTAGGAAATGATTATTAAGAATTCTAAATATGATATCAAATTTATTAgtgtattaaataaaaataatatatattaaataaatacaaaaattaaggaAAACTTCTTTTAATGGAGGTTCATCTCATCCTTTAAGGGTTTCCCtatctttcttgaaaataaaagtatTTATTTCAATtccttaaatattaaaatttttatagtttgaaaatatttatcaatctttttaatattaaaatatttcttattaaattaaaatatattatttgaagTTTTTAAAGGATTCTTCAATCCTCTTTAAAGGTTTTTATTTTGAATTTAGACATACTGAAAGTATAcatattttatgtattaaatacATGATATCTGATTTTTTATATTTGGATTAAGAATGTTATTTCCTCGTATTGCAGTTTATCTTTTAATCGATGAAACTATATTATGAGTAGTTCAAAAACATATTTCTTAATCCTTTatatgttaaaatttttattgttagattataatatattatctaaaaaaaatttatccctttaaatatttaaaattttattatttaattagatcatattgaaattattcatgtcatattaAAGTATGACTTCTAATTattattgaattaagaatttcaTTTCCTTAATCTTATTCTTTAGTCTATTGTTATGTATTAATGTATTATTGTTAGTGAATATATGTTATCATAATTTAATATTGATGAAATTGAATAAAAATATGGTTAAAACAGTCCACAAGCCtagcccaacccataggtcaggccacaacCCACTAGCTAGGCATAGTCAGCAAACTAGGCCCAACCCATAGGCCAAACCCAACTCACGGGTTAGGCCCtagcccgtaggctaacccaacctaacccaacatgtgtagtcatgtgTGACACATATGACCAGTCCATAGGCCAAGGTTGGCCCAATCTTGTGTGATGCATGCACAGTTATATGCAATGTATATTACAGTTGACCCAACTTAGTCCAATATCATGtgattgttggatttgagcccaaacaTTGATTCAACTAAacgagacttgattagtctagatcaattcaggatgattctgaattgattgatttattcaagtcAGTTTAATCTAATTTAAACCTAATCTAGTTCAAATCATACTAGTTTAAGATGGTTTCAGAtcagttaaatgaggattagagatcagttcaactAGGTTCTAGTTAAATCTGAGTTTAATATGATCGATTGAACTATAGTTAAGTTAATTGAggactaattgatagtatttgatATGAATGATATTTAAAAGAGATATTTTTAAAGTATTATTTCATCCTAATATAGACATAACCAGTATGAGATAATGTTATTACCCTGTTGAGTGCAGGTAGGGCAATTCTTTTTGAAAATTAGTGAACCATCAAACGTGGTGGTTGGATGGTtcttccatccgctattgggaggaacgtgtccccactttggtagGTGAGGGACATCACCCCAtctgctgttgggagtgcgacatgagtttgcctccatccgctatgtggagaacacaaactcattccgtaggataaagcctctccatccgctgttgggggagtgctccttcaagTATTTGATatgcgccaatgggatgattgattttttatcatgtattcattttgagttgactttttgggttcctactcagcgttgctgaattttttttatttttaatttttaaaacagTCTCTCATTAGTACTAAATTAGATTACAATAGAGAGCGGACCTTTCTCTACTGTTAGGTAGAGCTACTTGGATGATTCTTTGAGTTAACATCATTATGTCTACTTTTTAACttgtgatttgatgaataaataaattataataaatatttataaattatgaataaaatgatgtttatctacttggctttaaatgtgtggaaagatgtgattctgaaaaaaaaaatatctagGATATAACAACAGACAACCTACTATAGTAAGCCAAGGAAACAAAGACGAACCACTTGACCTAAAAAAGGGCTTACCACGATAAATCTCCTGCACCTGAAGGCACATCGGATCAAATCGAAAAGCAAAGACCCTGATCACCCATAACACAGAAGATGTACCCTGAGCCTCTTACGAGGAACTTGGGGCACGCCTTTGTGAGGGGGAGAGAATGATAGGGAATATTCTAGTATCATTCACGCGACAACAATCGGTGTGGCATCTCGAAGCCGATGTGGCACCTCGGAGTCGACAGTTATGCCTCAATATCGAGGAGGTGTATGCACGAGTACGAACTTGAAGGGAAGCAGCATCCCCGTGATGACATGCGATCATGGTTGTGCCACCCGAGGTCATACAAGATGTCACCGCGCATCTCTTGGAGAATTTGTACGACCGCTCGGAACATCAACAACCATTAACAACCTAAGTACGACCGACTCTCTACGACATGTATAAATATTGACCCATTGGTCAGCTCCAGGGATCATACCTCGGACATGAAAAAACACTCTCGGATCCATCTCTaactaacttaagcttcggagggaTCGAGTCAGGAATCCTCCTACCGACATTGACTTATTGTGCAGGAAAGTGACGCTGAAGCAAGAATCCAAGTCCCACCTCAAGTTAGCCCTGGAGACGCCATCTCTGACCCGACCTTACCCTTCTACCCCCATCTTGGATACCCATGTGGATGCCCTCGTACGATCGGAACCGGACCAAACCGTATTGACCATCAGGACACGGCGTGAAGATGCCAACAACTAGCATGTGAATGGTATCTATGAGAAGGACGGATGAAGTTGAAGCACAAGATATGCATACCTCATTTGTTTCTGAGCCTGTAGCAATGTATCCATCAGAAACGGAGAGGCCAACAAAGTTCTGCAACATGAAAAAGGGAAAAGCTCCGGCAATGAGAAATGGGTTTCAACACTGACTAATGTAATAAAAGAAAGAGTAGTTGCAATCTCATATGACTTCAAAGAATGTGATCATATAGCAGCAGTGTGATGTTTCCTGTGGATTTTCATGCATCCACCTAAAGTATAGCAGTGCTGATCTTTCTTGTCAGGTTGTCAGCTTACCTTATTGTTGGTATGACCTGCGAATGTCTGAAGAGGGGCTTCGTGCACTCCTGATGTGCTCGCCGGCAAATTCCAGAGCTTGAGGGAGTTATCGGTCGAGGCGGAGACGACGTGCGACGAATCGAGGTACTTCACGTCGCTCACAGTCTTGGTGTGGCCGGCTAATGTGCAACAAGGCATTCTCAAGTTCCGGAGATCGAAGCAGTAGACCTTGTGATCCGCTGAGCCCACCGCCAGCAAGTGCGCCGACTCCGGCTGGAACTGAATGGAACACACGTTCGCCTTGGTTCTGATGGTGCCGACGCTTCCGGCCTGCAACATCACCGCATTTCAACCACAATGCATCGCAGTTTCCTCGTCACCTTGAATTCACTGTGTGGCATACATAGTTCAAAAGCAGACATACAGCAAGTGCAAGAATAGAATTGCCTTATTGATGCTCCACAGCTTCACGGTACCATCGTCGCCTCCACTGGCCAGCCTGGTTGGGTCCGCGAGGGAGAAGTCCACCGACCACACCCGCTTCTCGTGCTCCCTCATCTCCGCCAGGCTTTGGCTCCTCGTCACATCCCACACCTGTATGCGTCGGGAGCGATGAGATTTGTGATGGAGATCGATGGATAGATTTCTTGGTGGCTACCTGCACGACACCTTCGAAGTCGCTTGAAGCGATCTGACTCTTGATGTAGCCGTTCCAGCAGATGCAGCTGAGCTTTGATCGGTTGGACATCTCGACGACGGGGTAATGGATGCCGCGGTCCTCGTTGAGAATCATGTCGCATTCGAAGACTTTGATCTTCTTGTTGACGCCGGCGGTGGCAAAGAACTCGTTGTCGCGGTCGAAGTCCATGGAGCACACCAGGTTCATGGAGTTCAGCAGATCTCCTTGTTTCAGGTCAGCTTTCACCTTCAATCTGCTGAAGGAGAGGTACTTGCACAGGCCCTCGAGGAAGGGGTTTATCCACTCGTTTCTTCTCCCACCACCACGTCCTTCCTGGAGCACCACGTCATCGACGGAGCTCCGCTCCGTCCGGACGGCCGATCCCGTGCCGCTGCTTGTGCCCTGCAACTGTTTGCTCTCTGGTCTGCGTGTCGATCTTGATCCCCTGCGTCTCGTGGAAAAGTAGGCTGCCTCCAGCTTCTTGAAGTTCTTCATCAATCTGGAGCTCTTCGACGCGATGCTGACCTGAATCTGCAGCTCTGTTCCTGATCTCGGTGCCTCAGCCATGAGATGGCCGAGCTCCTCTTCGCCCACTCCGTTGTTGAACTCTGATCTGAAGCGTTTCCTCGAGGCAAAGCAGGATGAGTCCACATCCGCTACAGGATGATCCAACGTTGATGTGGCTGAACGCCCGCCTGTGTCCAATTCAGGGTATGAATTCTGCAGAAGGATCGAGCGCTGATCTTGAACTTCTTGTACGTCCGCAGAGATGAAACAAATGGAATCACGCAACCTATCCgcgacttcttgcttcctttgcttCAGGTGCAGAAGAAACTCAAGTAGTAGTTCCTCATCTTCTATCTCCTCTGTTAACTTGATCGCTGCTACCCGCTCTTCCAACTTGCTTGTTGGTCGATTGAGGAACTCACTGCGCAGCACCTCACTGGCAGATGCCACACAAATTGCAATGTTTTTTGTCACTCCAATGGCCATCAAAAACTAATTTGCAAGCATATGAGCATGGATCACAATGCAAATAGTTGCAACGAGTAACATTTGGATGAAAAGCTTCAGCTGAGTTGAATTTGATTAAGTTGGGGAGCATGTTCAAGCTTCAAACGCTAAATGAGCGAAAAAGTATGTGGACTGTGATGAACTCGTTCACCATGAGAGATGTGGTCACACCTGAATCAAGAAGGAGAGAGAACGGACCTGATCTTGGGCCGGGTATCTGGCTGAGGGTGCAACAGCCAGAGGCAGAAGGAAGCTTCCTTTGGCCACTTGAGCAGCAGCTGCGGCGGAAGGACGCGATGCCGGAGGTCGGCCATGGTGGTGAGCTTCTCCTCCAGCGAATCGAACGTGCAGAACAACTGCGAACAAAGGAAGGCCCACCTCGACGTCAGCGGATCAAACCACAGGGGTCATATAGCAAGAGAATACTGATCTCGCAGATCCATGGAGCATCGACCTCGAACAGAAGAACGCCCAAGCGGTAAACGTCGGCAGCGAATGTGCCCCGACCCACGCCGTCGGCCTCCTCCGGGCTGGTGTACCAGCTCCACTCCATGAGCAAGATCCGCTTCAGCGGGAAGGTCTTCTTCTCATCGGCGCCGTCCTCCTCCCTGCGATCTTTGAGACGGGTGGAGGAGGAAGGGCCATAGAAGGACCTGTTCCTCTCCGGAGGGCCGGGGCCCGACCCGCCGGCGGCATCGTCGTCatcggaggaggaggcggagacgGAGCCGGAGGTGGAACAAGAAGCGGACTCGATGAAGGAGACGCTGTTGAGGGGCGACATGACGAAGCAGGAGGGACGCACGTTGGCGACGACGACGCCCTGCCCGTGCGCCGAGCCCACCGCCTCCGCTATCTGCCGGAAGATGTGGAGGCATTCCAGGAGGTCCACTGCCCGGCCCGGCCGGTCGAGCCATTCTCGGAGGCTGACGTCCGCGTCCCCTCCCCCGCCCTTGTCGGCGGAGGAGAGGATGCGGCTGACCTGCTCCTGCGCTGCctctacctcctcctcctcctcgaactCATCCTCCTCCCTGACCAACGTGCGCCGGCGATGGCGGACGAGGCCGAGGCTACTGCTGGACGCGGGGTAGGCCGCGCCCGGGGCACCAGAAGCGGACGACCGCGCC encodes:
- the LOC135628611 gene encoding protein SPA1-RELATED 4-like isoform X1; this encodes MDGSEEASGWAARSSASGAPGAAYPASSSSLGLVRHRRRTLVREEDEFEEEEEVEAAQEQVSRILSSADKGGGGDADVSLREWLDRPGRAVDLLECLHIFRQIAEAVGSAHGQGVVVANVRPSCFVMSPLNSVSFIESASCSTSGSVSASSSDDDDAAGGSGPGPPERNRSFYGPSSSTRLKDRREEDGADEKKTFPLKRILLMEWSWYTSPEEADGVGRGTFAADVYRLGVLLFELFCTFDSLEEKLTTMADLRHRVLPPQLLLKWPKEASFCLWLLHPQPDTRPKISEVLRSEFLNRPTSKLEERVAAIKLTEEIEDEELLLEFLLHLKQRKQEVADRLRDSICFISADVQEVQDQRSILLQNSYPELDTGGRSATSTLDHPVADVDSSCFASRKRFRSEFNNGVGEEELGHLMAEAPRSGTELQIQVSIASKSSRLMKNFKKLEAAYFSTRRRGSRSTRRPESKQLQGTSSGTGSAVRTERSSVDDVVLQEGRGGGRRNEWINPFLEGLCKYLSFSRLKVKADLKQGDLLNSMNLVCSMDFDRDNEFFATAGVNKKIKVFECDMILNEDRGIHYPVVEMSNRSKLSCICWNGYIKSQIASSDFEGVVQVWDVTRSQSLAEMREHEKRVWSVDFSLADPTRLASGGDDGTVKLWSINKAGSVGTIRTKANVCSIQFQPESAHLLAVGSADHKVYCFDLRNLRMPCCTLAGHTKTVSDVKYLDSSHVVSASTDNSLKLWNLPASTSGVHEAPLQTFAGHTNNKNFVGLSVSDGYIATGSETNEVFIYHKAFPMPVLSYKFSTTDPISGQENDDASQFVSCVCWRGQSSTLLAANSSGNIKFLEMV
- the LOC135628611 gene encoding protein SPA1-RELATED 4-like isoform X2 — encoded protein: MDGSEEASGWAARSSASGAPGAAYPASSSSLGLVRHRRRTLVREEDEFEEEEEVEAAQEQVSRILSSADKGGGGDADVSLREWLDRPGRAVDLLECLHIFRQIAEAVGSAHGQGVVVANVRPSCFVMSPLNSVSFIESASCSTSGSVSASSSDDDDAAGGSGPGPPERNRSFYGPSSSTRLKDRREEDGADEKKTFPLKRILLMEWSWYTSPEEADGVGRGTFAADVYRLGVLLFELFCTFDSLEEKLTTMADLRHRVLPPQLLLKWPKEASFCLWLLHPQPDTRPKISEVLRSEFLNRPTSKLEERVAAIKLTEEIEDEELLLEFLLHLKQRKQEVADRLRDSICFISADVQEVQDQRSILLQNSYPELDTGGRSATSTLDHPVADVDSSCFASRKRFRSEFNNGVGEEELGHLMAEAPRSGTELQIQVSIASKSSRLMKNFKKLEAAYFSTRRRGSRSTRRPESKQLQGTSSGTGSAVRTERSSVDDVVLQEGRGGGRRNEWINPFLEGLCKYLSFSRLKVKADLKQGDLLNSMNLVCSMDFDRDNEFFATAGVNKKIKVFECDMILNEDRGIHYPVVEMSNRSKLSCICWNGYIKSQIASSDFEGVVQVWDVTRSQSLAEMREHEKRVWSVDFSLADPTRLASGGDDGTVKLWSINKAILFLHLLPEASAPSEPRRTCVPFSSSRSRRTCWRWAQRITRSTASISGT